Proteins encoded by one window of Micromonospora coxensis:
- a CDS encoding maleylpyruvate isomerase N-terminal domain-containing protein, with product MRMFEIATVRAAVRTHSGSATMLDVDADDLEQAVQVMIETLGPLVALDWSVLAGNLDWTCRETLAHIGHDLLAYAAQLAGRAQDAYLPLDLVIRDDAMPSEVLAAVDACGGLLAAALRATGPDTRAWHFGPCDASGFAALGVAEILIHTYDITQGLRVKWRPPADLSAAVLARLVPDAPTGRHPTGVLLRHTGRFGDVGTWRWTITPRQP from the coding sequence ATGCGGATGTTCGAAATCGCTACCGTTCGCGCGGCGGTGCGCACGCATTCCGGCAGTGCCACGATGCTCGACGTGGACGCAGATGACCTAGAGCAGGCCGTACAGGTGATGATCGAGACTCTTGGGCCGCTGGTGGCCCTCGATTGGTCCGTCCTCGCCGGTAACCTTGACTGGACTTGCCGGGAGACGCTGGCCCACATTGGTCATGACCTGCTCGCCTACGCGGCTCAGCTGGCAGGCCGGGCACAGGATGCTTACTTGCCGCTGGATTTGGTGATCCGCGATGACGCCATGCCGTCGGAGGTACTCGCGGCCGTTGACGCCTGCGGCGGGCTGCTTGCTGCGGCACTACGGGCCACCGGGCCGGACACGCGGGCCTGGCACTTCGGCCCGTGCGACGCCAGCGGATTCGCAGCACTTGGAGTCGCCGAGATCCTCATCCACACCTACGACATCACCCAGGGTCTGCGAGTGAAGTGGCGGCCGCCCGCGGACCTGAGTGCGGCAGTCCTGGCAAGACTGGTCCCGGACGCGCCGACGGGGCGACATCCCACGGGCGTTCTGCTGCGGCACACCGGACGGTTCGGCGATGTGGGCACGTGGCGCTGGACTATCACGCCACGGCAGCCGTGA